In Candidatus Caldatribacterium sp., one genomic interval encodes:
- a CDS encoding ABC transporter permease, whose translation MTRGFFRLLAANPVVLVLVGLVVLFSLLYPQRFLTSLNLTTILKQFVTLTLFALGPSMVVVMGSLDLSYVGIWMLGGILVWLLTPSLGLGAILIFPLLGLGTGFLVGVVHAKGKIPSFILTLCLLVVYWGLTAILSGGYSRAVKGYEFITAPLIPYIPTAFLWSLPLIAASVYLMERTKVGLYLYAIGSNEEGAQLAGIPVTRYKVIAFTLSGLFTGIGTIILFQHLGGSVPVELNLKNVVWPLVAIVLGGTPLVGGSGGPQRTLLGALTFSVFYRGLYLSLLHPEILQLLVGILLIVSIIVSARGIRGVEIT comes from the coding sequence ATGACGCGGGGGTTCTTCCGTCTTTTGGCCGCGAATCCCGTGGTCCTTGTCCTCGTGGGCCTTGTGGTCCTCTTTTCTCTCCTTTACCCGCAGCGGTTCCTCACGAGCCTCAATCTCACAACCATTCTCAAGCAGTTCGTCACCCTCACCCTTTTCGCCCTGGGTCCGTCCATGGTCGTAGTCATGGGGTCTTTGGACCTCTCCTACGTGGGCATATGGATGCTCGGGGGCATTCTCGTCTGGCTTCTCACCCCAAGCCTTGGGCTGGGAGCCATTCTCATTTTCCCCCTTCTTGGTCTTGGAACGGGGTTTCTCGTTGGAGTGGTCCATGCCAAAGGCAAGATCCCCTCTTTCATCCTGACTCTGTGCCTCCTTGTGGTGTACTGGGGGCTCACCGCCATACTCTCTGGAGGATACTCCCGGGCCGTGAAGGGGTACGAATTCATCACCGCACCCCTTATTCCCTACATTCCCACCGCCTTCCTCTGGTCCCTTCCCCTCATTGCCGCTTCGGTGTACCTCATGGAACGCACGAAGGTGGGCCTTTACCTTTACGCCATTGGCTCAAATGAAGAGGGAGCGCAGCTTGCCGGGATTCCTGTGACGAGGTACAAAGTCATAGCCTTTACCCTGAGTGGCCTTTTCACCGGCATCGGGACCATTATCCTCTTTCAGCACCTTGGGGGTTCTGTCCCGGTTGAGCTCAACTTGAAAAACGTTGTGTGGCCCCTTGTGGCCATTGTCCTTGGGGGAACACCACTTGTCGGAGGCAGCGGGGGACCTCAACGGACGCTCCTTGGGGCTCTGACGTTCAGTGTCTTCTACCGGGGATTGTACCTCTCCCTCCTCCATCCGGAAATTCTCCAGCTCCTGGTGGGGATTCTCCTCATCGTGTCCATTATCGTGAGTGCCCGAGGCATCAGGGGAGTCGAGATTACCTGA